In Deltaproteobacteria bacterium, the genomic window TCATCGACCTAAGCCACCGGCCCCGCTGGGATGTTCAGGGCAGCCGGTTGTCCGACATTAAACCGCTGGGCCTGGACATACCCGAGACGCCCGGTCAATGCCGGTTTGAAAAAGGTGCTCTGGTCAACCGCATGAACCGCACCCAGGCTTCCGTGTGGCAGATCGCGGGTGCAAGCGCCGAGATGCCCGCTGAAACCGCCTTCACCGAAACAACGGACGCGACCCTGTTCCTGGCGCTCGTGGGCAGAGAGGTTTTTTCGATCGCCGAAAAATTGTCGGCCATCGACTTCCTCGATCCTTCGCTTGCGGCCCCCGCATTGATTCAGGCACCTTTTTCCCACGTGCCCTGCCAGATCGTTCTCGCGGAAAAAGCCGGAAACATGCCGGGAATTCTTTTGACCTGCTCGAGGGGGTACGCCGGGGACATGGTTGCGGCGATCATGCACGCCGGGCGTGAATTCAGCCTGAAACCGGCCGGCAGCAACGCTTTCGAAAACTGGGTTGACACCACTCTACAGCCATAAAAGGGGGAAAGATCATGACGAAAAAATACGATGCAATCATTATCGGGGCGGGTGTTATCGGTTGCCCCATCGGCTATGAACTGGCCAAAATGGGATACAAAACGCTCAACGTGGACAAGCTGTCCGATGCCGGAGAGGGGTCCACCGCAGCCTCCTGTGCCATTGTCCGCGCCCATTACTCCACCGTGGACGGCGTGGCCATGGCCTACGAAGGGTTCAAGTACTGGCTGGAATGGGAAAACTACCTCGGGAACGTCCAGGACGAAAAAGGCCTGGCTAAATACATGAACACGGGCTCCCTTCTGATAAAATCCCAGGGGCACGACTGGCAAAAGGTCAAAAACAACTACGATGTCGTCGGCGTCCAATACGAAGAATGGGATGTCGCCAAAATCAAAGAAATGGTCCCCGTGTACGACATGCACGAGTTCTGGCCGGTG contains:
- a CDS encoding sarcosine oxidase subunit gamma SoxG; its protein translation is MIDMERLSPVIFPREAMQVETQNHWRVIMEYESEGPGPWVIDLSHRPRWDVQGSRLSDIKPLGLDIPETPGQCRFEKGALVNRMNRTQASVWQIAGASAEMPAETAFTETTDATLFLALVGREVFSIAEKLSAIDFLDPSLAAPALIQAPFSHVPCQIVLAEKAGNMPGILLTCSRGYAGDMVAAIMHAGREFSLKPAGSNAFENWVDTTLQP